One genomic window of Quercus lobata isolate SW786 chromosome 9, ValleyOak3.0 Primary Assembly, whole genome shotgun sequence includes the following:
- the LOC115962146 gene encoding trimethylguanosine synthase-like, with the protein MKKKRMRKKKNISVKAHKKGKHIIRAREKAAQNVSPVVEKYWFQRYNLFSKYDEGITMDEEGWYSVTPEQIAIRHALRCVAATAKPNPVVIDCFAGVGGNAIQFARMCCYVVAIDIDPKRLELAINNAKIYGVQHCIDFIVGDFFQLAPSLKGDIVFLAPPWGGPSYKSIENFTLDFLKPRNGYVVDVFVSQT; encoded by the exons atgaagaagaagagaatgagaaaaaagaaaaacatttcaG TCAAAGCTCATAAGAAGGGGAAGCATATTATTAGGGCTAGGGAAAAAGCAGCACAAAACGTGAGTCCAGTTGTTGAGAAGTACTGGTTTCAAAGGTACAATCTCTTCTCCAAATACGACGAGGGTATCACAATGGACGAGGAAGGATGGTATTCCGTCACGCCCGAACAGATTGCGATTCGACACGCTCTGAGGTGTGTCGCTGCCACTGCCAAACCCAATCCGGTTGTTATCGATTGCTTTGCTGGGGTTGGTGGCAATGCCATTCAGTTTGCTAGAATGTGCTGTTATGTTGTTGCCATTGACATTGATCCTAAAAGACTTGAATTGGCTATTAACAATGCCAAAATTTATGGGGTCCAACATTGTATCGATTTCATAGTTGGGGACTTCTTCCAACTCGCCCCGTCGTTGAAG GGGGACATAGTGTTTTTAGCACCACCATGGGGAGGTCCATCATACAAAagtattgaaaattttacaCTTGATTTTCTCAAGCCAAGAAATGGGTATGTGGTAGATGTGTTTGTTTCCCAAACATAA